GTAAGGAGGATTGTACTGTTTTATACTATTGGATATATAAATCAGTAAATCAGTATAGTATTAATGACAATCTTATtactccaattttttatgataattataGTAAATTGTGTACGTACCAAAGGAAAgctaattgtttttattatcattattacGACTATTTTAAAGACCCAGTGAAAATGATATTCTTGGATATTTTCCATCATAATATAGATATTATAAGAAAATCATTGGGTGGTGCAGATAATGAAAATAGTTTGCAAAAGTATATTTGTAAAtgcattcatatatataaagaaatgtataaaaaatattgcccTTATAATGATGATAAggataaaaagagaaaaaacacatgtaGCATGTTAAGTATAGTTAAGTATACATATGATACATTTCTTAGGgaacatatatacaataaacAATATGCTATACCATACATAGAGGATGTAGAAGACTATTATTCTGAAAAATGTATAGAGCCAGAAagtatattaaataaaggtgataataattttaaaagtgtgAAAACAACATTCACTCCAAGGATTGATACtagtaaaaataaacctAATTTAAAATCTCGAATTGAAGATCATAAAGAAAGTAATGTTAGCTATTTGGATTCAAGAATAAATTATGATATGTACAAAGATGTAATTTTACGTTCAAAGGATGATATTGATAAAATTCCAGGTATTTATATATCACGTGTTGTACGCGATAAACTTGATACCTTGGCTAAT
This DNA window, taken from Plasmodium cynomolgi strain B DNA, scaffold: 1317, whole genome shotgun sequence, encodes the following:
- a CDS encoding hypothetical protein (putative), which translates into the protein KVWNLYKKFDKTLENNNVHSGNYEEICKKSIKNYDELDENKKIFCRKLVRNLGCYNYENENYNPSKEDCTVLYYWIYKSVNQYSINDNLITPIFYDNYSKLCTYQRKANCFYYHYYDYFKDPVKMIFLDIFHHNIDIIRKSLGGADNENSLQKYICKCIHIYKEMYKKYCPYNDDKDKKRKNTCSMLSIVKYTYDTFLREHIYNKQYAIPYIEDVEDYYSEKCIEPESILNKGDNNFKSVKTTFTPRIDTSKNKPNLKSRIEDHKESNVSYLDSRINYDMYKDVILRSKDDIDKIPGIYISRVVRDKLDTLANESNST